A DNA window from bacterium contains the following coding sequences:
- a CDS encoding GIY-YIG nuclease family protein translates to MAPQVIPIPARTPVAMATRLKPLRRYYVYLLRCGDRSYYTGYTTDPGRRLAAHRAGRGARYTRGRGPLRLVGVWRCPTLSAALRVERRLKRLPRPIKARLAQGRAPDGLEGLLRRAAVARVRHHGG, encoded by the coding sequence ATGGCCCCGCAGGTGATTCCTATACCGGCGCGAACCCCCGTCGCGATGGCCACCCGCCTGAAACCTCTCCGCCGCTACTACGTGTATCTGCTCCGCTGCGGTGATCGCAGTTACTACACCGGCTACACCACCGATCCCGGCCGGCGCTTGGCGGCGCATCGCGCCGGCCGCGGAGCGCGATATACCCGGGGACGCGGTCCGCTGCGCCTCGTGGGAGTCTGGCGGTGCCCGACGCTTTCCGCGGCGCTCCGGGTGGAGCGCCGTCTCAAGCGGTTGCCGCGCCCGATCAAGGCCCGCCTCGCGCAAGGCCGGGCGCCCGACGGTCTCGAGGGCCTGCTCCGGCGCGCGGCCGTCGCCCGGGTCCGACACCACGGAGGCTGA